A genomic segment from Montipora foliosa isolate CH-2021 chromosome 9, ASM3666993v2, whole genome shotgun sequence encodes:
- the LOC137969458 gene encoding testis-expressed protein 52-like: MAFSPRSRTTFGLPPKKEPSSAFAFDLNSFVRQAPYDERDKPVNTAQYSLWRDITRHDISNLQQIDDQYNSNMWKNFKFVRSKHSARNGQRNSTQASEDMIAVIYPLTLPNPSKIGENSYDKFLKETKWPPKKQKILDGQQQGMRQKSQSRILKVQSECRAPPTDWEGNILPPTNYKRYPRPKSILSSADDWRFVYPSYSSTILREINYTLPNSPYSRNGTPWHYGLRVRRS; the protein is encoded by the coding sequence ATGGCGTTCTCTCCTCGGTCCCGAACAACTTTTGGGCTTCCCCCAAAGAAAGAACCCTCCTCGGCATTTGCGTTTGACTTGAACAGTTTCGTTCGCCAAGCCCCGTACGATGAACGGGACAAGCCAGTGAATACTGCTCAATACAGCCTTTGGCGCGATATAACGCGTCATGACATTTCCAATCTGCAACAAATTGATGACCAATACAACAGCAACATGtggaaaaattttaaattcgTTCGCTCAAAACACAGCGCAAGAAACGGGCAAAGAAATTCTACGCAAGCTTCTGAAGATATGATTGCGGTTATTTACCCTTTAACTCTACCGAATCCTTCGAAGATCGGCGAAAATTCGTACGATAAATTCCTGAAGGAAACGAAATGGCCCcccaaaaaacagaaaattctCGACGGACAACAACAGGGAATGAGACAGAAATCGCAATCAAGAATATTAAAAGTGCAAAGTGAATGTCGCGCCCCACCTACGGACTGGGAGGGAAACATTCTACCTCCAACCAACTACAAGAGATATCCAAGGCCAAAAAGTATCCTTTCCTCAGCAGACGATTGGCGGTTTGTTTATCCCTCATACAGTTCAACCATACTCAGGGAAATAAACTATACGCTTCCAAACTCGCCATATTCTCGTAATGGAACGCCGTGGCATTATGGACTACGCGTCAGGAGATCTTGA